The Phragmites australis chromosome 15, lpPhrAust1.1, whole genome shotgun sequence genome window below encodes:
- the LOC133892054 gene encoding 2-methyl-6-phytyl-1,4-hydroquinone methyltransferase 1, chloroplastic-like isoform X1, protein MNKVSFFERKTCLSPWRKLMGIDNTQNHQSPEGLVPPKPSAAARKAPLTQYIRKLAHMAAASSQVSVAWNCAGLGGCGDQGQELASFLTSQEHRDQEMASSSTFRAPIGLGFLGPSKVGLNPLRNSTGVRLSARYMTPKCVVSSSRPVSKPRFIQHKKEAFWFYRFLSIVYDHVINPGHWTEDMRDDALEPAELYDPELKVVDVGDGTGFATLGIVKHMDSQNVTLLDQSPHQLEKARQKEALKGVNILEGDAEDLPFPTDTFDRYVSAGSIEYWPDPQRGIKEAYRVLKPGGAACLIGRFFADMWMLFPKEEEYMEWFQRAGFDDVKIKRIGTKWYCGVRRHGLIMGCSVTGVKTEPGDSPLQLGPKAEYVEKPVNPFTFAFRFAYN, encoded by the exons ATGAATAAAGTTTCCTTTTTTGAGAGGAAAACTTGCTTATCTCCATGGAGAAAACTCATGGGCATAGACAACACACAAAATCATCAGAGTCCTGAAGGACTAGTACCACCAAAACCTTCTGCTGCAGCACGCAAGGCACCTCTCACACAGTACATACGCAAGCTTGCTCACATGGCTGCTGCTAGTTCTCAAGTTTCTGTGGCGTGGAATTGCGCTGGGCTTGGGGGCTGTGGTGATCAGGGTCAAGAGCTGGCCTCCTTCCTCACCTCACAAGAGCACAG AGATCAAGAAATGGCTTCTTCCTCCACATTTAGAGCCCCAATTGGGTTAGGATTCTTGGGGCCTTCCAAGGTTGGTCTGAATCCTTTGAGAAATAGTACTGGTGTGAGATTAAGTGCAAGATATATGACACCGAAGTGTGTGGTTTCTTCTTCCAGGCCAGTATCAAAGCCCAGGTTCATACAGCACAAGAAGGAGGCCTTCTGGTTCTACAGGTTCCTTTCCATAGTGTATGATCATGTCATAAACCCAGGGCATTGGACTGAGGACATGAGGGACGACGCACTGGAGCCTGCTGAACTTTATGACCCTGAGCTCAAGGTCGTCGATGTCGGTGACGGAACCGGTTTTGCCACATTGGGGATTGTCAAGCACATGGACAGTCAGAATGTCACCCTGCTGGACCAGTCGCCACACCAGCTTGAGAAGGCCCGGCAGAAGGAGGCACTGAAGGGGGTGAACATTCTTGAGGGTGATGCTGAGGACCTCCCCTTCCCAACTGACACATTTGATCGCTACGTCTCTGCTGGGAG CATCGAGTATTGGCCTGACCCGCAGCGAGGAATCAAGGAAGCTTACAGGGTCCTGAAACCTGGTGGAGCAGCCTGTTTGATTGGCCGCTTCTTCGCGGACATGTGGATGCTTTTCCCCAAGGAAGAAGAGTACATGGAATGGTTCCAGAGAGCAGGGTTTGATGATGTCAAGATCAAGAGGATCGGAACCAAGTGGTACTGCGGTGTTCGACGGCATGGCCTGATCATGGGTTGCTCTGTTACAGGGGTCAAAACAGAGCCTGGTGATTCCCCTTTGCAG CTCGGTCCGAAGGCTGAGTATGTGGAGAAGCCTGTGAATCCTTTCACCTTCGCCTTTCGCTTCGCTTATAATTGA
- the LOC133892054 gene encoding 2-methyl-6-phytyl-1,4-hydroquinone methyltransferase 1, chloroplastic-like isoform X2 gives MNKVSFFERKTCLSPWRKLMGIDNTQNHQSPEGLVPPKPSAAARKAPLTQYIRKLAHMAAASSQVSVAWNCAGLGGCGDQGQELASFLTSQEHRDQEMASSSTFRAPIGLGFLGPSKVGLNPLRNSTGVRLSARYMTPKCVVSSSRPVSKPRFIQHKKEAFWFYRFLSIVYDHVINPGHWTEDMRDDALEPAELYDPELKVVDVGDGTGFATLGIVKHMDSQNVTLLDQSPHQLEKARQKEALKGVNILEGDAEDLPFPTDTFDRYVSAGSIEYWPDPQRGIKEAYRVLKPGGAACLIGPKEEEYMEWFQRAGFDDVKIKRIGTKWYCGVRRHGLIMGCSVTGVKTEPGDSPLQLGPKAEYVEKPVNPFTFAFRFAYN, from the exons ATGAATAAAGTTTCCTTTTTTGAGAGGAAAACTTGCTTATCTCCATGGAGAAAACTCATGGGCATAGACAACACACAAAATCATCAGAGTCCTGAAGGACTAGTACCACCAAAACCTTCTGCTGCAGCACGCAAGGCACCTCTCACACAGTACATACGCAAGCTTGCTCACATGGCTGCTGCTAGTTCTCAAGTTTCTGTGGCGTGGAATTGCGCTGGGCTTGGGGGCTGTGGTGATCAGGGTCAAGAGCTGGCCTCCTTCCTCACCTCACAAGAGCACAG AGATCAAGAAATGGCTTCTTCCTCCACATTTAGAGCCCCAATTGGGTTAGGATTCTTGGGGCCTTCCAAGGTTGGTCTGAATCCTTTGAGAAATAGTACTGGTGTGAGATTAAGTGCAAGATATATGACACCGAAGTGTGTGGTTTCTTCTTCCAGGCCAGTATCAAAGCCCAGGTTCATACAGCACAAGAAGGAGGCCTTCTGGTTCTACAGGTTCCTTTCCATAGTGTATGATCATGTCATAAACCCAGGGCATTGGACTGAGGACATGAGGGACGACGCACTGGAGCCTGCTGAACTTTATGACCCTGAGCTCAAGGTCGTCGATGTCGGTGACGGAACCGGTTTTGCCACATTGGGGATTGTCAAGCACATGGACAGTCAGAATGTCACCCTGCTGGACCAGTCGCCACACCAGCTTGAGAAGGCCCGGCAGAAGGAGGCACTGAAGGGGGTGAACATTCTTGAGGGTGATGCTGAGGACCTCCCCTTCCCAACTGACACATTTGATCGCTACGTCTCTGCTGGGAG CATCGAGTATTGGCCTGACCCGCAGCGAGGAATCAAGGAAGCTTACAGGGTCCTGAAACCTGGTGGAGCAGCCTGTTTGATTGG CCCCAAGGAAGAAGAGTACATGGAATGGTTCCAGAGAGCAGGGTTTGATGATGTCAAGATCAAGAGGATCGGAACCAAGTGGTACTGCGGTGTTCGACGGCATGGCCTGATCATGGGTTGCTCTGTTACAGGGGTCAAAACAGAGCCTGGTGATTCCCCTTTGCAG CTCGGTCCGAAGGCTGAGTATGTGGAGAAGCCTGTGAATCCTTTCACCTTCGCCTTTCGCTTCGCTTATAATTGA
- the LOC133892701 gene encoding peptidyl-prolyl cis-trans isomerase CYP63-like yields the protein MPKVKNPHVFLDISIGGQSAVRITCELFFNVVPKTAENFRALCTGERGLGASTQKPLYFKGTNIHRIVKGFVAQGGDFSSGDGRGGESIYGGKFPDENFRLMHDQPGVLSMANSGPDSNGSQFFITFKPLPHLDGKHVVFGKVVSGIALLKKLEAVGSVESGKPSCQVKIVDCGGVSNTNAQDQLQGEKEKKLRRAYDNSGAEGRVKAKKASSDDKRIKKRKHSSSGSYSSDTSDSQSYSSDSGSESESYSPSSMDTSSSTDHRRKRRKGSKKDKRKPTKRKGKHTKSKRKSRGSKRRSRRSYGSSSDDSKSSKTGNSSSDSETVGHRTKRSLWKDKENTKTTKSEQGRTFEDVDKGKQMVTTGNRSHDGSKPSSKDENGADDRSGNQNSEDRNDPGASSRINPIQADVNLTKPGKGDGGRDADTAEVGMSRTGTERNLQSNERLAANGKDVAVGSADNGQPQRIRKGRGFTEEYAYARRYMTPSPERPPVRPHYDGRRNDRWNNFNRYGRNGPYSGRSPVRRYCGSPRASSPSRYPRRGRSRSRSPMRRRDRGGYRRPSPRHNFSRAEQPRRDVSNRPRSGRDGGGPDLRVSSPNPNANRGRSRSRSKSRDPSRSRSPDAAPAKRGSSKYNRRRSSSSRSSSPDGNKGLVSY from the exons ATGCCCAAGGTTAAGAATCCGCATGTTTTCTTGGACATATCGATCGGTGGACAAAGCGCCGTGAGGATCACGTGCGAG CTCTTTTTTAATGTAGTCCCAAAGACTGCAGAGAACTTCCGAGCTCTTTGTACTG GTGAAAGAGGCCTTGGTGCATCTACACagaaaccactttattttaagGGAACGAACATCCATCGCATCGTTAAAGGGTTTGTTGCTCAG GGTGGTGACTTTTCAAGTGGAGATG GACGTGGTGGAGAGAGCATATATGGTGGAAAATTTCCAG ATGAAAACTTCAGGCTAATGCATGATCAGCCTGGTGTCCTATCCATGGCAAATTCTGGGCCAGACAGCAATGGATCCCAATTTTTTATAACATTCAAGCCCTTACCTCATCTTGATGG CAAGCATGTGGTCTTTGGGAAGGTAGTCAGTGGAATAGCTTTGCTTAAGAAGCTGGAAGCGGTAGGTTCTGTTGAAAGTGGAAAGCCTTCTTGTCAAGTGAAAATAGTAGACTGTGGTGGAGTCTCCAACACAAACGCTCAGGATCAGCTACAGGGAGAGAAAG AAAAGAAGCTAAGGAGGGCATATGATAACTCTGGTGCTGAAGGGAGGGTCAAAGCCAAAAAAGCATCTAGTGATGATAAGcgaataaaaaagagaaagcattcttcttcTGGTTCATATAGCTCAGATACTTCAGACTCCCAGTCCTATTCCTCAGACAGTGGCTCTGAGTCAGAATCATACTCGCCATCATCAATGGATACTAGTTCATCCACCGATCATAGGCGTAAGAGAAGAAAGGGGTCCAAGAAGGATAAACGCAAGCCCACAAAGAGGAAGGGTAAACATACAAAGAGTAAGAGAAAGAGTAGAGGATCCAAAAGGAGATCTAGACG GAGCTATGGGagttcaagtgatgattcaaaaAGCTCAAAGACAGGTAACAGCAGCTCTGACAGTGAAACTGTGGGCCATCGTACCAAGCGTTCCTTGTGGAAAG ATAAAGAGAATACCAAAACGACAAAGTCGGAGCAAGGTAGAACTTTTGAAGATGTGGACAAAGGCAAACAGATGGTTACTACTGGCAACCGATCACATGATGGAAGTAAACCCTCAAGCAAAGATGAAAATGGGGCTGATGACAGATCTGGAAATCAAAATTCAGAAGATAG GAATGATCCAGGTGCAAGCTCCAGGATCAACCCCATCCAGGCTGATGTAAATTTAACAAAGCCAGGAAAGGGAGATGGCGGCAGGGACGCTGATACTGCAGAGGTTGGCATGTCTAGAACTGGTACAGAAAGGAACCTACAAAGCAATGAACGTTTGGCCGCCAATGGTAAAGATGTAGCGGTGGGCTCTGCAGACAATGGACAGCCTCAACGCATCAGAAAAGGGCGTGGTTTTACAGAAGAGTATGCATATGCACGTCGATACATGACGCCATCTCCGGAGCGTCCCCCTGTTCGGCCCCACTATGATGGAAGAAGGAATGACAGATGGAATAATTTTAATAG GTATGGAAGAAATGGTCCATACAGTGGACGCTCGCCAGTAAGGAGATATTGTGGCTCCCCAAGAGCCAGTAGCCCATCCAG GTACCCAAGGAGAGGCCGAAGCAGATCACGCAGTCCGATGAGACGCCGTGACCGTGGAGGGTATCGCCGCCCCAGCCCAAGACACAACTTCAGCCGCGCAGAACAACCTAGACGGGATGTAAGCAACAGGCCTCGATCAGGCCGTGATGGAGGCGGCCCTGACCTCCGTGTCAGCAGCCCCAACCCCAACGCCAATAGAGGAAGATCGAGGTCCAGGTCGAAGAGTCGCGACCCCTCGAGATCCCGATCTCCCGATGCTGCCCCAGCCAAGAGGGGGAGCTCAAAATACAACCGTAGGCGCAGCAGCAGCTCAAGGTCCAGCAGCCCTGATGGGAACAAAGGCCTGGTTTCGTACTGA